The Bradyrhizobium diazoefficiens genome contains the following window.
CGCGAGAATGCTCGCATGCGGGGGATTTATGACCGCAGTAAAGTCCTTGATTCCATACATTCCGAGATTTGAGACGGCGGTTGTGCCGCCTTGATACTCTTCCGGCTTCAGCTTGCGGGCGCGAGCGCGAACAGCCAAATTCTTCATTTCATCTGAAATTGCCGATAGCGACTTGATTTCTGCCCGGCGGATAATCGGCGTGACCAATCCGCCGGGGATCGCGACCGCAACACCGACGTCGGAATGCTTATGTTTGACCATCCCGCTATCGGTCCAACTCACGTTGCAGTCTGGAACTCGCTGCAAGGCGAGTGCCATTGCCTTGATGATGAAGTCATTGACGGACAGCTTGTAGAGCGGCGTCCTATCCGCGTCGGTTGGCGCTTGTTTGTTGATCTCTTCGCGAGCGGCGATCAGCTTCCCGATATCGCAATCAACGTTCAGGTAAAAATGCGGGACGTTCTGCACCGATGCAGTGAGCCGCCGTGCGATCGTCCGACGCATGCCATCATGCGGCACGATGTGGTAGCTGCCCGCCTCGAAAAGTGCGAGGATCTGCTGGTCTGACATGGACGACGCGAAAGTCGACGCGCCGGCAGGCGCGGGCGCCTTCAGACCCACCTCGGATCTTGCCGGGTCGATGTCGCGTTTCTGAATGCGCCCGCCCGGACCCGTACCGATTACGGTCGAGAGGTCGATCATGCTCTCCTTGGCGAGGCGCCTGGCCAGAGGGGTCGCAATGACGCGGTTGCTACCGGCCTTTGAGGCTACCGCGGTATCACCAGGAGTGGAGGCAGGTCTTGGGTTCGATGTCGATCGGTCGACGATCTGTTTATCGGATTGAACCACCGCTTCATTCGGCGGAAAAATCCGAGCGACGGTTTCACCGACCCTTATTCTCTCGTCGCATGAATGAGAGAACTTGATCGTGCCGCTGGCGCAAGCTTCGACCTCGACCGCGACCTTGTCGTTCTCCACTTCAAATAAGATCTGGCCTTGTGAAACGGCGGAGCCGTCCTCTACCAACCAGCGAGAAATGGACCCGATATCCGTCTCGAGGCTTACCTTTGGAAATACAATATCGACTGCCATTTGAGCTTCCTCAGCAATTCCTCTCTCAGCACCGGCGCAGCTTTTCAGCGACTGCACATAGATCGGTACCGTCAGGCCAGCTAAGCGTTCGCAATCGAGATTAAAGCATTTCGAAGTTTCTCGGACGAAGCGAGGGCCGCGCGATTGAGCAGGGCGGAGACCACAGGCGCGGCGATGCTGCCTGTAACATGGAGAATCTCGTGATCGAGGTCATTGAACGCGCGCGACTGGATCTCTGCGATCCAATGTCGGCCTAAAGCAAGACCGTTTGTCATCTGCTCCGCGATTAGTACGCGATTGGTCTTGGCGACCGATCCGAGTATGAGCGGCCAGTCCGTGCTCAGTTGTCCCAGACTGCGCAAGTCGATGATTTCGGCATCTATACCCGTGTCCTGCACGACCTTAATCGCCATCGGCACCATCACCGATGTGGCGAGCAGAGTGCAGGTGGAACCCGGGCGAACCACCTTCGCTTTGGCAAGCGGAATGCAATAGTCCCTGTCGGCACGTGGCACGAGTCCTTCTTCTTGATAGAATTCGACGTGCTCGACGATCATTACGGGATCATTCGAGCGCAGGGCGGTGTTGAGCATGCCGATATAGTCGAACGGAGTGGTTGGCGAGAATATGTGCCATCCCGGATACAGATGAAAGAGCGCCGACATGTCACCCGAATGCTGAGAGCCGTAGCCCCCATGTGGCGCCACGCGCACGCGCATGACGATTGGCACTGGGAATCCATCGCCGAACATGTGACGCACTTTTGCAACAGCGTTACAAATCTGATCAGCGGCGACCAGGCAGAAGTCGCCGAACATGATTTCCACGATTGGGCGAAGGCCGCGAAGGGCAGCACCGAGTGCAACGCCGGTGAAACCATTCTCGGCGATTGGCATCGCCAGGACCCGCTCCGGGAACTTTTCCAAAGCCTTGGTTGTAAAGCCGCTTACGCCGCCGCGAAACCGATGAACGTCTTCGCCCATCACAACGATCGTCGGATCGGCTGCCATTGCTGCGCCCAACGCTTCCGCTGCGGCGACCACGAACCGAGACTTTTGCAGTTCATCTGGTCTGTAGTCTTCCAACTCCCTGAACTTTGCACCCTCAAACTCGCTGCCATCACTCAGAATACCCTCATCGACAGATGATGTAGAGGGCCAGTGGTTTTCCGGGATGCGCAGCACGTTGCTACCGGGGCTCTTCTCCGTGAGCTGCTGGACCGCCCGCTGGATGGCGGCGGTCACGCGCTCGTCGAGCAAGGCAAACCCGTCGTCGTCCAGTGCCTTCGTACGGCGAAGGTGATCGCTAGCCACTCGGAGGGGATCGCGACTGCGCCATTGGTCTTCCTCCTCTTTACTACGGTAGCCCAGCTCACTTCCCTTCTTGCTACCGCTTTGATGCAGGAACCGGTAGCACGTCGCCTCAATGACGACCGGCCCACGACCGCTGCGAATTGCCTTTAGCGCGAGATCCATGGCTTCGTGCACGGCGACGACATCCATGCCGTCGCATTCGATGCCCATGAAACCAAGCATCGGTCCGCGCGAAGCTAGCCGGGTCTCGCCCGTCACATCCTCGATATGTGTTGAAACGCCGTAGAGGTTGTTTTCGATAAAAAAGATAACGGGCAGCTTGTAAGCCGCAGCGATGTTCATGGATTCATAAACCGCTCCCTGGAGAGCGGCGCCGTCGCCGAAAAAAGCGACGGACACGCCATCACGATGAAGGACGTGATCAGCAAGGGCATAGCCTACCGCATGAGGCACATTGCCACCAACGATCGCACTGGTCCCGGCGACGCCCGAGCCCGGATCACGCATGTGCATCGACCCGCCGCGACCGGCACAACACCCAGGCTTCAAGCCCATGATTTCAGCCATTAAACGATAAATGGCGTCGTCCATCTCCGGCGTGAAGTCCTGCTTTCGTACATTAAAGCCAGCGGGAATTTGAGCATTGATCAGTTTAGTCAGCACCTGATGGTGCGCGCGATGCGTACCGTTGATCTGGTCATGCGAACCGAGCAGCGACATCGCGCCGACGGCTGTGGCCTCCTGACCGATACTGGCATGAGCGGGGCCATGAACGAGCCCGGCCGATTCCAGTTCGAGGATTTTTTCCTCGAAGCGGCGGACGAGCAACATCTGGCTATACCAACGGACCAAATCATCCTGCGAGAACTTCGCCCAGTCTGCTTCGTCGACTTCGACACGATACCAATCCGCAGACGGGCTGAGTTCTACTTTATGTGCCACGCTTTCTTCTCCTCATAGATGGCGCCAAATGCGGGTCTGACCTTCAAACACTTCCGGGGCTGCTATACCGCGGTGCGCATTGTCCGAAGTCCTTCACAAGCGGCGAAGGAAACGGGTCAGTACACGAGGCTCACGTCCTCCTTGCATCCTCTTTGATCATGTCGGCGCCTTTCTCGGCCACCATGATCGTGGCCGCGTAGGTGTTGCCGGAGGGCACGGTCGGCATAATCGAGGCATCGATCACGCGTAGCCCGGCAAGGCCCCGCACGCGCAGGCGGTCATCGACTACCGCCAAAAGATCATTACCCATCTTGCAGGTCCCGACGATGTGGCAAATTCCAATCCCCGCGCTTCGCGCGTAGTCGAGCCAATCGTCGTAGTTCTGCACCTTGTCCCCGGGGCGGTTCTCGAAGGCGACGTATTTCGCGATCGCAGGATGCCTCATGATCGTGCGGATGATCTGCATGCCACTCACAGTGCAGTCGCGATCGGTCTTTGTCGCGAGGAAGTTTGGCCGGATCGCGGGCTCGGCGCCGGACGCCAGCGACTTGATATGGATGGAGCCACGCGACTCGGGTCGGCACTGGTACAGCGAGACGGCCATGCCAGGTTCTTTCTCGAGTTCGATCCGCGGCCACGGCGCGGCTGACGTGGCGCGCGACATGAATATCTGCGCGTCGGGCGTCGCAAGATCGGGCCGCGTGCGCACGAAACCAAACACCGGGCCCGCGGTGCCCAAGAGCGCGCCGGTGCCGCTCGTGTAATAGCGCGCTATCTCGCGCAGCAGCCTTAGGCCGCGCGTCTGTTCGTTCAGCGTGATCGGCTGGTTGACCCGGTGAGAGGTGCCCACGATGAAGTGGTTGCCGCAGTTCTCGCCCACGCCCTTGAGCTCGTGGCGCACCTCGATGCCGACCTTCTGCAGCACCTCCGGCTGGCCGATGCCGGAGCGCTCCAACACGCCAGGGGACAGCAGCGTGCCGCACGACAGGATCACCTCGCGGCCGCACCGCGCCTCGTGCTTTTCTCCGCGCGCAGTATACATGACGCCAATGGCGCGCTTGTCTTCGAGCAGGATGTGACTCACGAGCGCATCGGTTTCCACGCGCAGGTTGGGCCGGCTGCGCACCGGATCTAGATAGGCACGAACCGCGGACCAGCGCCGGCTTCCTTTGATCAGCACCTGATAATAACCGAAGCCTTCCTGCTGCCCGCTATTGTAGTCCTCGTTACGAGGAAAACCGCTACCAACGGCGGCCTTGAGAAAAGCGTCGCACAGCAGATTACGCCCCGTCGTCTCGCACACGTTCAGGGGTCCGCCCTTGCCTCGCGATGCGTCTCCCTGGCACTCGTAGTGCTCAGATTTTTTGAAATAGGGCAGCACGTCCTCGTAAGACCAGCCGCGATTGCCGAGCGCGGCCCAGCTGTCGTAATCGAGCGGCTGGCCGCGCACATAGAGCATGCCGTTGATCGTGCTGCAGCCGCCCAGCCCACGGCCGCTCGGAGAGGGAGAGCGCCGGCCACCGATGCTTGGGTCGGGCTCCATCTGAAACTTCCAATCGAACTTTTCGTGGTTGAGCAACCTCGTGAAGCCCGCTGGAATGTCGATCCACATCGATTTATCGGGCGGCCCGGCCTCGAGAAGGAGGACCTCAACACTCGGATTTTCGCTCAGACGGCTAGCCAATACGCAACCGGCCGAGCCACCGCCGGCGATGATATAGTCCCACTTGGGCATATTCTGCAGTTCCACCTTCAGACGAGCACGACGGACTGGCGGCGTTCTGGGCCGTGCCCGCGAGGCTGTCTAAACCATCTTAGGCGGCAGGTGCGGAGCAATCAATCCCGCTGACATATATTGGATCATATGGTCCAACAACACTGCTGAACTCGTTGCGCCCAAGCGGCGTAGGATAAGGTAACTCCTGGCGATGAACGCGCGGCACATCGAAATCTGCGATAAGGGGAGACAAAATCGGCTTGAGCACGGGCCGCTTACGCGCTCCCCTCCTAGATGCGCTCTCTTGCGATCGCCTCCGACAGAGGAGGCTAACCATCAGAAGAGCCCGATCCGTCGCGAAATCGCGGACGGCTCCCTAGCATTCGACGGTGACGAAACGGTCCTCTCTTACTGACTGGAAAACCGCGTCGAGCGCGCCGATGCCCCTCACAACATCGTCGAGGGGAATTGGATACTCAGTCTGATCGACGACAGACTTTGCGAAAGCCTCGAGTTCTGCGCGTTCGATATCGACCGCGGCGAACTGTGTCGTTTGCGCATCTTGGCCGACCGCTGCGAAAGTGAGTTGCCGATAACCGCGCATCTCGGCCCAGCCCGCCGTTCCGAACACCTGCAGTCTCCAATTGTGAGCTGTCGCCGGTACTGTGCTGAGATAGCCGGTAGAACCACCTGCGAACTCGATCTGGACGTCCGTGGTATCGTCCATGTCGATCTGGAGAAACTGTCTTCGTGACCTTGCTCTTACGCCAGAGATGGCACCCGCTAGACCAATCATCGCGTCGAGGATGTGGATGCCCATCAACGTCATACCGCCCGCGGGAGTTTGGGAGTGATCCGCCCGCCAATCCTCCGGTGAGAAATGCAGGGCTTGTGGTGCCGAAAAGTTGCCCTCAATATGCAAGACTCGGCCGAGCCGACCGCTATACAGAATCTCTTTCAAGTTCGAGTACGCAGGTAAGAACCTGCGGTTGAACCCGACGGCAAGTTGCCTTTCCGCATCCCGGGCAGCGCCTATTGCTTTCACCGCACCAGCAACATCCAGGGCTAGCGGTTTCTCGACAAAGATGTGCAAACCGGCATCTGCAGCCGCGCAGATCTGATCGACATGCTCACTATGAGGTGACGCGATAACGACGGCATCAACAGACTTGGATTGCAGGAACTCTTGATAACTGTCGAAGAGGTGAAGCTTCTCCTGGAGAGCGAACGTACGGTGCTTGCTTGGTGATCGCGTGTAGCCTGCTGCAAAATGGAAGAGCTGGCTCTTGGGAATTCCATCCTCTTGAATTGCCCGCACAAGCTTCTGGCCCCACTGCCCGAGCCCCACTATGCCTAATTTCATTATTGGTGACTCCTCCAAGGACAGTCGCTCGGTCATTTTGGCCATTCCGAAGCGTCGGTACGAGTACTAGCTCCTGCAGACAAAGCGATGCAGGAGTGTGGCGCGGCACTTTGGCCGCGGGGTTTGGCTTGCCATGTCCACTTCAAGCAGCCTTCAGCCATTCAGCTAGCCTTTCTCCAATCATCATGCAGGTTGCGCTTAAGTTCGCACTGACGACGAAAGGCATAACGGACGCATCGGCCACGTAAAGATTTTGTACACCGTACACGGACAGCCTACTTCCGACCACGGCGAAAGGATCAGTCCCCATCTTGCAGGTTCCGGCAGGGTGAAAGATTCCCTTTGCCGTCTCTTTGACGAAAGCCTTCAGGGCATCGTCGCTTTGAAGTGACACGCCAGGTCTCAGCTCTTCTATTGCGCGGGCCCGAAGCGGCTCCGTGTCGAAGATCTCTCTCAAGATTTTATGGCCCGCAACGAGAGTGTCAGCGTCGCGCTCGTCGGCAAAGAGATTCGGATGAATCTTAAGCGGCTCGCGCGCATCAGCCGAGGCCAATTCGAGATGGCCGGAAGAATATGGACGATGAACGTTTACGATCGCCGTGACCGCAGGCCGATCCAAAAATCGGGGACCATTTGGGCCAAGGTCATAGGCGCCGGGCGTGAACAGGACTTGAAAACGGGAAAGCTGGTTTCCGGAATCCAGCTTTCGAGTCAGGACGACTTGGGTCATGGAGCTTGCTGCTGGCCCCTGCCCAAGAAAAAGCCAACGCAATCCGGCCGCCAACTTCTCCATCGGCCCGATTATCATGTTGAGCGTCCGGGTATCGACTCGAACCACGTGACGCGTGCCAGCATGATCCTGTAAATTTCTGCCTACCCCAGGGGCGTCAACCAGAACATCAATACCTACGCGCCTCAATTGCTCGGCAGGTCCGATGCCTGAGAGCATAAGAATGTGCGGCGAGCCGAAGACTCCACCGCTCAGCACAACTCCTTTGCGGGCCTTGAAAATGGTGCGACGACCACCTCTGATAACTTCGACGCCAGTTGCCCTGCGATTCTCGAACAGCACTCGTCGAACCTGCGTCTGCAAGAGCAGCCGAAAATTTCGACGTTTGGTCGCGGGCCAGACGTATGAGCGCGCCGCGCTATATCGCGAGCCTTTGAGCTGCGAGACCTGAGGAAAGCCAGCTCCTTCGTACTCTCCGCTGTTGAGATCGGGTATGTGCTTAGCTCCATGACGGACGGATGCGTCCAGAAATATCTTTGACATCGGATGGGCGGACCTCAAGAAGGACACCGGCTGCGGGCCAGTATTGCCGCGCGTCACGTTTTCCCCACCCTCATAACTTTCCAACTTACGAAAATAGGGGAGAACACTCCGGTAATCCCAGTCCTCGTTGCCGAGTGAAGCCCAATCATCGAAATCTTCGATGCTGCCGCGGAGAAAGCACATTGCGTTAATCGCGCTCGTCCCCCCGAGAACTTTTCCGCGCGGCATGTAGTCGCGCTGTCCCGCCCGCGTCTGGTCAGACTCTGCAGTGAAGCACCAGTCATATTTCGGATCCCCAAAGAGCGAACTGGCGAGGCCTGGCATGGCGATCTTGAGAGACTTGTCTGACCCACCGGCCTCCACGAGAAGCACCGACAAGTTCGGATCCTCGGACAACCTGGAGGCCACGACGCTCCCGCCCGAACCCGAGCCCACCACGATGTAATCAAACTCTGATTGCACGCGCGCTCCAAATCTTCGGCCTTGTGACCAGTCCACCGTACGTCCATTCGGATCATGTGATCCATTATTTGTCAAGATGGATTATATGGTTCCATAGGCTCTCGACCCGGGCGTTTGCGTCAGAAACGGCTGGCGCCTCCGCATTACCGCCGATGGCGTATAGTAGCGACCCAGCACCGTCCGCTGTTGCGCGATAGCGCCAGCATCTCCGCCAGTTCGGAGGACACCCGCACGATCGCGGCGCCCGCCTCGAGCAGCCGTCCGCCGTCACACGGTTGGCGGGGGAGTCAGCGACGCAGCGGCGCCGCCTCTGTCTCGGTGAGAGCGTCGACGGGGATTGGTCCTGACGCCGGATGGCACCGCGCTCAATGTCCTCAGGTCCGTAGATGGCGCGCACCGGTTTTGATTTCCCGCAGCCGATCAGGCCGGCGATGCCCGTGATCTTGAACCGAACCGGGCTGCGAAGTTTACGTCGCGGACCGCACCTCCAGGTCGACAAGCCCGCGACCTCCATGGCAACTCGCCCTAACTGCTGATCGAACTTCGGAAACAGCCCGTCAATCTTGCGGCCTGTCACCAGTTCGACGAGGTCGCTGTCCCATGCTCCGGCCGCCTCCAGCGTGCGGACAAGTTGCCCATCCGCAGGACGGTGACGCCGATCGGCCAGGGCGCGTATTTCCTGCATCCCATGCGAGACATAGATGATCCCGACGCCACGAGCCTTGAGCGTCGCCACCAGTTCGAAGAGCCACCCGGCCTCCCGCTCGGTGAGCGATGCGGTCGGCTCATCGAGGATTAGGATTCTAGGCTCGACGAGCAGCGCCTTCGCGATCTCAACCATTTGTTGATGCGTCCGGGAGAGCCTGCCGACGAGGTGGTTGGGATCGAGATTGAAGCCCAGATCCTCGCCATTGTGTTTTTCCCCCGCTTCGATCCCAAACTCGCTCGTTGGATCATACAATCCACATTGACATACATTGGATCACATGATTTTGTCTTGCACAAGGGCCGGAGAACGCGCGCTCAACGAAGGTAGAGGAGACCCCATGGGCAAGTTCGGCGAAACCATGCTGCTCAGATTGCCACTCGCGGGCGGTCCCGCGCGGGAAAAAGATAAGGCCAAGATCGTTGCATCGATCCCTTGTCTGGTGGGGCGTTGGCGATGTTGCGCTCAATCACTACCGGTTTCTCACCGACCCTGAATGGCAAGTGCGGACTCGTTAGCCAGTCGGGTCGAAATCAACCCGTTCCACAACATGCCAATCCCGCATGAAAGCCTAGTCCCGGCGTGCAAGGCGATTGACGCCTATGGCGTTCGGCATCGGCTCGTCCGTCGCCAGCGCCGTTTTCGTGACAGGTACAACGAACGCGAGTTCAGCCACGCGACGTTGCACTTCAACTACGCTGCGTCAGGCACTCCATCAAAGCGAGGTCTTAGATGTCGAATATCCGTCTCGAGGGCGTGTCCAAGCGCTACGGTAACTTCGCTGCCGTGGACAACGTCGATCTCGAGGTTTCGCAAGGCGAGTTCGTCACGATCCTTGGACCAAGCGGGTCGGGCAAGACCTCCCTGTTGTCGCTGATCGCGGGCCTCAACCAGCCTACTGCTGGCCGGATATTCATCGGCGGTCGCGATGTCACCGACGCCCCGCCGCAAACTCGCAACATCGGATTGGTATTTCAGTCGTACGCCTTGTTCCCGCAGATGACGGCGCTGAATAACGTGATGTTCCCCCTGGGCGTGCGCGGCATCAACGGCTCACTCGCACGCGACCGTGCACTCGAGGCTTTGAAGTTGGTGAGGCTGGAGGGATTGGGCGATCGACGTCCCTCGCAGCTATCGGGCGGACAGCAACAGCGCGTGGCGCTGGCGCGTGCGTTCGTTTTCAAACCGGACATCCTGCTCCTCGACGAGCCGCTGGGCGCGCTCGACCGCAAGCTGCGCGAGGAGTTGCAGATCGAGCTGAAGCAACTCCAGCGCACCCTCGGTGTCACCACCATCCTGGTGACGCACGATCAGGAGGAGGCGCTGTCGCTTTCCGATCGCATCATGGTGCTCGGCAACGGACGCACGCAGCAGGTGGCGACGCCGGCCGAATCCTATCTGAAGCCCGCCAACCGCTTCGTTGCGGAATTTCTGGGCATCGCCAATTTCATCGGACTGCAGGATGGCCGCAGTGGCGTAGTGCGCCCCGAGCGCATACGCCTCGCGGCGAACGGCGAGGGCAAAGCTGCGCGGGTCGTCGAGGCGATCTATCTAGGCCAGATGGTGCGCTATTATCTGGCGGTGGAAGAAGGAGAGCCCTTGGTGGCTGCAGTGCCGTTCCTCGGTTCGAACTTCGCAAAGGACGAACGTGTGGTTGTTTCGTGGGACCCCGGCGACGTCTGGCCGGTGGCATAGTTCATATCGGAGGGATGAAGATGATCAATCGTCGTCGTTTTGTGGGCGCGGCTGCCGTCGGGCTGCCGGCAGTCAGCTTTTTGGGCACGCGCCCCGCACGTGCCGAAATCAAGGAAATTCGCATCCTCGAGGACGGAGGCATCTCCTCGAAGGCGTGGGAAGCAGGCTTCATCACACCTTTCACCAAAAAGACCGGGATCAAGGTAGTGCAGGAGAGCCCCAACTCGCTGGGCAGACTGCGCGCGCTGGTCGAGGCCCGACAGACCGATGTCGTATTGTCTACCGGCATGAGTTCGGTCAACATGTTGATCGCGCAGCGCCTCGAGTTGCTCGAGCCCATCGACTGGGCGGCTGTCAATCCTGCGCCGATCTTTCCGGAAGCCAAGAAGGAGTACGGCCTAGGCCACCAGTACTTCTCAACTGTCATGGCTTGGCGCGCCGGCATGAAGGAACTCAAGAGCTGGGCCGACTTCTTCGACGCAACGGCATTCCCGGGCAAGCGTGTTCTGATTGATATGCCCCACTATTGCCTGCCATTCGCCGTTTTGGCGACCGGCGTTGCGGTCGAGAAGCTATACCCTCTCGACGTTGACGCCGGTTTCAAGAAGCTTCGCGAGTTTAAGAACAACGTCTCTGTGTGGTCGACCACGGTTCCACAAGGGGCGCAGCTCTTGCGGGACAACGAGGTACAGTACGGCATCTGCTTTGCGACCAGAGTAGTTGGCGATTCGGCCTTGGGCATG
Protein-coding sequences here:
- a CDS encoding thiamine pyrophosphate-dependent enzyme, coding for MAHKVELSPSADWYRVEVDEADWAKFSQDDLVRWYSQMLLVRRFEEKILELESAGLVHGPAHASIGQEATAVGAMSLLGSHDQINGTHRAHHQVLTKLINAQIPAGFNVRKQDFTPEMDDAIYRLMAEIMGLKPGCCAGRGGSMHMRDPGSGVAGTSAIVGGNVPHAVGYALADHVLHRDGVSVAFFGDGAALQGAVYESMNIAAAYKLPVIFFIENNLYGVSTHIEDVTGETRLASRGPMLGFMGIECDGMDVVAVHEAMDLALKAIRSGRGPVVIEATCYRFLHQSGSKKGSELGYRSKEEEDQWRSRDPLRVASDHLRRTKALDDDGFALLDERVTAAIQRAVQQLTEKSPGSNVLRIPENHWPSTSSVDEGILSDGSEFEGAKFRELEDYRPDELQKSRFVVAAAEALGAAMAADPTIVVMGEDVHRFRGGVSGFTTKALEKFPERVLAMPIAENGFTGVALGAALRGLRPIVEIMFGDFCLVAADQICNAVAKVRHMFGDGFPVPIVMRVRVAPHGGYGSQHSGDMSALFHLYPGWHIFSPTTPFDYIGMLNTALRSNDPVMIVEHVEFYQEEGLVPRADRDYCIPLAKAKVVRPGSTCTLLATSVMVPMAIKVVQDTGIDAEIIDLRSLGQLSTDWPLILGSVAKTNRVLIAEQMTNGLALGRHWIAEIQSRAFNDLDHEILHVTGSIAAPVVSALLNRAALASSEKLRNALISIANA
- a CDS encoding GMC family oxidoreductase, coding for MPKWDYIIAGGGSAGCVLASRLSENPSVEVLLLEAGPPDKSMWIDIPAGFTRLLNHEKFDWKFQMEPDPSIGGRRSPSPSGRGLGGCSTINGMLYVRGQPLDYDSWAALGNRGWSYEDVLPYFKKSEHYECQGDASRGKGGPLNVCETTGRNLLCDAFLKAAVGSGFPRNEDYNSGQQEGFGYYQVLIKGSRRWSAVRAYLDPVRSRPNLRVETDALVSHILLEDKRAIGVMYTARGEKHEARCGREVILSCGTLLSPGVLERSGIGQPEVLQKVGIEVRHELKGVGENCGNHFIVGTSHRVNQPITLNEQTRGLRLLREIARYYTSGTGALLGTAGPVFGFVRTRPDLATPDAQIFMSRATSAAPWPRIELEKEPGMAVSLYQCRPESRGSIHIKSLASGAEPAIRPNFLATKTDRDCTVSGMQIIRTIMRHPAIAKYVAFENRPGDKVQNYDDWLDYARSAGIGICHIVGTCKMGNDLLAVVDDRLRVRGLAGLRVIDASIMPTVPSGNTYAATIMVAEKGADMIKEDARRT
- a CDS encoding GMC family oxidoreductase N-terminal domain-containing protein, translated to MDWSQGRRFGARVQSEFDYIVVGSGSGGSVVASRLSEDPNLSVLLVEAGGSDKSLKIAMPGLASSLFGDPKYDWCFTAESDQTRAGQRDYMPRGKVLGGTSAINAMCFLRGSIEDFDDWASLGNEDWDYRSVLPYFRKLESYEGGENVTRGNTGPQPVSFLRSAHPMSKIFLDASVRHGAKHIPDLNSGEYEGAGFPQVSQLKGSRYSAARSYVWPATKRRNFRLLLQTQVRRVLFENRRATGVEVIRGGRRTIFKARKGVVLSGGVFGSPHILMLSGIGPAEQLRRVGIDVLVDAPGVGRNLQDHAGTRHVVRVDTRTLNMIIGPMEKLAAGLRWLFLGQGPAASSMTQVVLTRKLDSGNQLSRFQVLFTPGAYDLGPNGPRFLDRPAVTAIVNVHRPYSSGHLELASADAREPLKIHPNLFADERDADTLVAGHKILREIFDTEPLRARAIEELRPGVSLQSDDALKAFVKETAKGIFHPAGTCKMGTDPFAVVGSRLSVYGVQNLYVADASVMPFVVSANLSATCMMIGERLAEWLKAA
- a CDS encoding Gfo/Idh/MocA family protein → MTERLSLEESPIMKLGIVGLGQWGQKLVRAIQEDGIPKSQLFHFAAGYTRSPSKHRTFALQEKLHLFDSYQEFLQSKSVDAVVIASPHSEHVDQICAAADAGLHIFVEKPLALDVAGAVKAIGAARDAERQLAVGFNRRFLPAYSNLKEILYSGRLGRVLHIEGNFSAPQALHFSPEDWRADHSQTPAGGMTLMGIHILDAMIGLAGAISGVRARSRRQFLQIDMDDTTDVQIEFAGGSTGYLSTVPATAHNWRLQVFGTAGWAEMRGYRQLTFAAVGQDAQTTQFAAVDIERAELEAFAKSVVDQTEYPIPLDDVVRGIGALDAVFQSVREDRFVTVEC
- a CDS encoding ATP-binding cassette domain-containing protein → MYDPTSEFGIEAGEKHNGEDLGFNLDPNHLVGRLSRTHQQMVEIAKALLVEPRILILDEPTASLTEREAGWLFELVATLKARGVGIIYVSHGMQEIRALADRRHRPADGQLVRTLEAAGAWDSDLVELVTGRKIDGLFPKFDQQLGRVAMEVAGLSTWRCGPRRKLRSPVRFKITGIAGLIGCGKSKPVRAIYGPEDIERGAIRRQDQSPSTLSPRQRRRRCVADSPANRVTADGCSRRAPRSCGCPPNWRRCWRYRATADGAGSLLYAIGGNAEAPAVSDANARVESLWNHIIHLDK
- a CDS encoding ABC transporter ATP-binding protein; this translates as MSNIRLEGVSKRYGNFAAVDNVDLEVSQGEFVTILGPSGSGKTSLLSLIAGLNQPTAGRIFIGGRDVTDAPPQTRNIGLVFQSYALFPQMTALNNVMFPLGVRGINGSLARDRALEALKLVRLEGLGDRRPSQLSGGQQQRVALARAFVFKPDILLLDEPLGALDRKLREELQIELKQLQRTLGVTTILVTHDQEEALSLSDRIMVLGNGRTQQVATPAESYLKPANRFVAEFLGIANFIGLQDGRSGVVRPERIRLAANGEGKAARVVEAIYLGQMVRYYLAVEEGEPLVAAVPFLGSNFAKDERVVVSWDPGDVWPVA
- a CDS encoding dihydrolipoamide acetyltransferase family protein; translated protein: MAVDIVFPKVSLETDIGSISRWLVEDGSAVSQGQILFEVENDKVAVEVEACASGTIKFSHSCDERIRVGETVARIFPPNEAVVQSDKQIVDRSTSNPRPASTPGDTAVASKAGSNRVIATPLARRLAKESMIDLSTVIGTGPGGRIQKRDIDPARSEVGLKAPAPAGASTFASSMSDQQILALFEAGSYHIVPHDGMRRTIARRLTASVQNVPHFYLNVDCDIGKLIAAREEINKQAPTDADRTPLYKLSVNDFIIKAMALALQRVPDCNVSWTDSGMVKHKHSDVGVAVAIPGGLVTPIIRRAEIKSLSAISDEMKNLAVRARARKLKPEEYQGGTTAVSNLGMYGIKDFTAVINPPHASILAVGTSEDRAVVRGRDIDIARRASVTLSCDHRAIDGTLGAELVDAFKRLIENPTMMMV
- a CDS encoding extracellular solute-binding protein — encoded protein: MINRRRFVGAAAVGLPAVSFLGTRPARAEIKEIRILEDGGISSKAWEAGFITPFTKKTGIKVVQESPNSLGRLRALVEARQTDVVLSTGMSSVNMLIAQRLELLEPIDWAAVNPAPIFPEAKKEYGLGHQYFSTVMAWRAGMKELKSWADFFDATAFPGKRVLIDMPHYCLPFAVLATGVAVEKLYPLDVDAGFKKLREFKNNVSVWSTTVPQGAQLLRDNEVQYGICFATRVVGDSALGMTWAGGKLDIAYACIVKNSKLEDRAAAYKLLHEMTLPENEAKYAEIHTTLGASVDLEQYLPKDQLWKFANSKQNKMVQWLENSQWWADNGEAVNKEWQQFKLSL